In the genome of Rhodamnia argentea isolate NSW1041297 chromosome 3, ASM2092103v1, whole genome shotgun sequence, one region contains:
- the LOC115743030 gene encoding BON1-associated protein 1-like: MANTHNRSLELEVTVISGEDLRINDRPIKNNAFVTVKADSGGSLSSLQDSTKPDVQSESYPYWDEKLHVDLPAGSRYVVVEVCRRSSAAVDKLVGTAWIPVSDFVGDYTPENYLHFLSYRLRDAQGQRNGIVNISVRVITSSYKGTAASSSSSSSPSVPKFGIPVDREKTGGTVTGMPVWYPNQWKS, from the coding sequence ATGGCCAACACCCACAATCGCAGCTTAGAATTAGAAGTCACCGTCATCTCCGGCGAAGACCTCCGCATCAACGACAGGCCCATCAAGAACAACGCCTTCGTCACCGTCAAGGCCGACTCTGGCGGTTCGCTGTCATCGTTGCAAGACTCAACAAAACCCGATGTGCAGAGCGAGAGCTACCCTTACTGGGACGAGAAGCTCCACGTAGACTTGCCCGCGGGATCGCGCTACGTCGTCGTCGAGGTCTGCCGGAGGAGCTCCGCGGCCGTGGACAAGCTTGTCGGGACCGCCTGGATTCCGGTGTCGGACTTCGTCGGAGACTACACGCCGGAGAATTACCTGCATTTCTTGAGTTACAGGCTGAGGGACGCCCAAGGGCAGCGCAACGGGATCGTCAATATCTCGGTTAGGGTCATCACGTCGTCCTACAAAGGGACTGCTGcgtcatcgtcgtcgtcttcgtcgCCGTCGGTGCCAAAGTTCGGGATTCCAGTGGATCGGGAGAAGACCGGCGGGACGGTGACCGGCATGCCGGTTTGGTATCCGAATCAATGGAAATCTTGA